In Leishmania donovani BPK282A1 complete genome, chromosome 35, the following are encoded in one genomic region:
- a CDS encoding metacaspase, putative, producing MADLLDILGIGAVASLIPMLANGLLLVDRPKRVDINAGRRLIHTVRPIIPYRAPVPYTGGRVRALFIGINYTGMRNALRGCVNDVSSMLGTLQQISFPISECCILVDDPSFPGFCGMPTRDNIIKHMLWLTGDVRPGDVLFFHFSGHGGQTKATRDSEEKYDQCLIPLDHVKNGSILDDDLFLMLVAPLPSGVRMTCVFDCCHSASMLDLPFSYVAPRVGGGGAREYMQQVRRGNFSNGDVVMFSGCTDSGTSADVQNGGHANGAATLAFTWSLLNTHGFSYLNILLKTREELRKKGRVQVPQLTSSKPIDLYKPFSLFGMITVNASMMHCVPQQYQQRPQSLPPQAMPPPAGYPVHVPPPPQGYYPPPQRPGWGLGYPAPGYPAQGIPVQQATLGVSRCPPSQYLPAPPPALYAPPPPGQHGPPQPPPAQYTFSPLPPR from the coding sequence ATGGCAGACCTTCTTGATATTTTGGGGATAGGGGCCGTCGCCAGTCTGATCCCGATGCTCGCGAACGGTCTTCTCCTGGTTGATCGGCCCAAACGGGTCGACATTAATGCCGGAAGGCGGCTCATTCACACAGTGCGGCCCATAATTCCTTACCGTGCCCCGGTGCCGTACACCGGCGGCCGTGTCCGTGCGCTTTTCATAGGAATCAACTACACAGGTATGCGCAACGCACTGCGTGGCTGCGTCAACGATGTTAGCTCGATGCTGGGTACGCTGCAGCAGATCTCCTTCCCGATTAGCGAGTGCTGCATCCTCGTCGACGACCCGTCGTTCCCCGGCTTCTGCGGCATGCCCACCCGCGACAACATCATCAAACACATGCTGTGGCTGACCGGCGACGTACGCCCCGGTGatgtgcttttttttcactTCTCCGGCCACGGCGGGCAAACCAAGGCGACTCGAGACTCGGAAGAGAAGTACGACCAGTGTCTCATCCCACTCGACCACGTGAAGAACGGCAGCATTCTCGATGATGATCTCTTCCTCATGCTCGTAGCCCCGCTGCCGTCTGGGGTGCGCATGACGTGCGTCTTTGACTGCTGTCACTCAGCTAGCATGCTGGATCTACCCTTCAGCTACGTGGCGCCGAGAgtaggcggcggcggggcacGCGAGTACATGCAACAGGTACGCCGCGGCAACTTCTCGAACGGCGACGTTGTCATGTTCAGCGGGTGCACGGATAGCGGCACCAGCGCAGATGTGCAGAACGGCGGCCACGCGAACGGTGCCGCCACTCTCGCCTTCACGTGGTCTCTTCTGAACACGCACGGGTTCTCCTACCTTAATATCCTTCTCAAGACACgagaggagctgcgcaaaAAGGGTCGGGtgcaggtgccgcagctcACGAGCTCGAAGCCGATCGACCTGTACAagcccttctccctcttcggCATGATTACGGTAAACGCTTCCATGATGCATtgcgtgccgcagcagtACCAGCAACGTCCGCAGAGCCTCCCGCCGCAGGCGATGCCGCCTCCGGCGGGTTACCCAGTCCAcgtaccgccgccgccgcaagGCTACTaccctccgccgcagcgtccaGGTTGGGGCCTTGGCTACCCAGCGCCGGGATACCCGGCGCAAGGGATaccggtgcagcaggcgacTCTTGGTGTCTCGCGGTGTCCACCATCGCAGTACTTacctgcgcctccgccagcactgtatgcgccacctccacccgGGCAGCACgggccaccgcagccccCGCCAGCCCAGTACACGTTTAGCCCACTCCCGCCTCGCTAA
- a CDS encoding reiske iron-sulfur protein precursor, putative gives MFRRSFISAFQATRAARVSLVFKQLEGNMPLTKKDKPVDSWSDEFMKPPQSAEMTKKYGRYAKYSDPALCDVDTSDEVVLNTYPEGAPQGRIEATAGVALKDYDASMWDEEFFRKHILKPKLADDMEDRARVTDYALNSAMLGFVILMARYAVLPLWYVGQPAMSMVGQMNIEAEIGELDERQCTTVVWRGKPVFVYRRSARQMKEVMETPLSALKDPETDEARFPDRRDKAVVIAICTHLGCVPIPNEGLFNGFFCPCHGSHYDPSGRIRQGPAPLNLEVPPYRWIDDNTIYMGKL, from the coding sequence ATGTTCCGCCGCTCCTTCATTTCGGCCTTTCAGGCCACCCGCGCCGCCCGTGTCTCGCTCGTCTTCAAGCAGCTAGAGGGTAACATGCCCCTGACCAAGAAGGACAAGCCGGTCGACTCGTGGTCGGACGAGTTCATGAAGCCGCCGCAGTCGGCAGAGATGACGAAGAAGTATGGTCGCTATGCCAAGTACTCCGACCCGGCTCTCTGCGACGTGGACACCTCAGATGAGGTCGTGCTGAACACGTACCCGGAGGGAGCTCCGCAGGGCCGCATCgaggccaccgccggcgtggcTCTGAAGGACTACGATGCAAGCATGTGGGACGAGGAGTTCTTTCGCAAGCACATCCTCAAGCCAAAACTCGCCGACGACATGGAGGACCGCGCCCGCGTCACGGACTACGCGCTCAACTCCGCGATGCTCGGCTTTGTGATTCTCATGGCCCGCtacgccgtgctgccgctttGGTACGTTGGGCAGCCCGCCATGTCCATGGTCGGCCAGATGAACATCGAGGCCGAGATCGGCGAGCTCGACGAGCGCCAGTGCACGACGGTCGTGTGGCGTGGCAAGCCCGTTTTCGTGTACCGTCGCTCGGCTCGTCAGATGAAGGAGGTGATGgagacgccgctgtcggcaCTCAAGGACCCTGAAACCGACGAAGCCCGCTTCCCGGACCGCCGCGACAAGGCTGTCGTCATTGCCATCTGCACCCACCTCGGCTGCGTGCCGATCCCCAACGAGGGTCTCTTCAACGGCTTCTTCTGCCCgtgccacggcagccacTACGACCCCTCCGGCCGTATCCGTCAAGGCCCTGCCCCGCTGAACCTTGAGGTGCCGCCGTACCGCTGGATCGATGACAACACAATTTACATGGGTAAGCTGTAA